The Flavobacterium sp. K5-23 genome segment ATTCACTTTCAGGTAAAGCGCCTAGCGTGATAGCGTAAGGATATTGAGGTGTTTTTTCAACTCGCATAGCAAGTCCCCATTCCGCATCAATACTCATTAATAGGGGAGTGGTGGCGCATTTTTGATATCGAACAATAAGGTCTTTCAGTCGCAGATAACTATCGTCATTAAAAACAATCTTTTTCTTGGTTTCATAGTTAGTTGCCGCACTGGCTCTACTGTGAAAAAAAGTAAGTCCACCTATGTTGTTGTCTCTAATTAATTGTTCTGTAGCTTGAATATTTTCTTCAGTGTCGTTGATGAAAACGGCAGGGAAAAAGAATTGACCTATTTTTTGTTCTAATGTCATAAAGTACTATTGTTATTGAACCATATAAGTCATATAAGTTAAAAAAATGAAATATACAACGGCATTATACCAAAATCATTGGACTAAAATATAATAATTAATGGTATAAGTAGAGTTTGGTAAAAAAAACTTAAATGCCCTTATATGTCTTATATGTTTTAAAAACTTTTATGTTTATTTTTCCTCCGTTTTCTTCCCGAAATTATCCGGATAGATTAAATAACGCGATAATATTAAGCCTGGAATAGTCGCAATGAAAACCCAAATAAAGAAATTGGCGTAGCCTAAATATTCTTGAATAAATCCACTTAACATTCCAGGAAGCATCATTCCTAAAGCCATAAATCCGGTAGCAAGTGAATAATGAGAGGTTTTTGATTCGCCTTCGGCTACATAAATTAAAAACATCATAAAGGCTGCAAAACCAAAGCCATAACCAAATTGCTCTGCAATAACAGTAGCATAAACATAGTAAACCGATTCTGGATGAAAATGGGAAAGTAATATGAAACCAATAATAGGCAAGTGCATCATTAAAATCATTGGAAGCATCCATTTTCTTAAACCATCTCTAGAAATGGCAATTCCGCCTAAAATCCCACCTAAAGTCAATGATATAACACCAAAAGTCCCGTAAATGATTCCTACATCCTGAGTTGTCAATCCCATTCCACCAACGCTTTTTTCATCTATTAAAAAGGGAGTCAACATTTTTAATAATTGTGATTCTCCTAATCTGAATAATAAAATGAAAGTCAAAACCAGACCAATTTGTTTCTTTTGAAAGAAGCTAGAAAATACAGACCCAAAACTTACTTTTGATTCAAGTGCCTTTTCTTTTGATTGAGTTGTAGTTTCGATTTTTGGTGTAGAAAAATAATTATAGACTGTAAGTACCGCCATAAGCAAACCTACTATAATCATTGTATATGACCAAGCTTGTTGTTTGTCTCCAAAACGCTGTTCGAGATAACCTCCTATAACTACAATTAGTCCATTTCCGGTAAGCATTGAAAGGCGGTAAAAAGTACTTCTGATTCCTAAGAAAAATGATTGTTGGTCTTTTTCTAGCGCTAGCATATAAAACCCATCACTCGCTACATCATTAGAAGCCGATGCAAAAGCCGCAACCCAAAAAACTGCCAAACTGATTACAAAGAAGTGATTCATGGGAATGGTTAATCCTACTATTACAAAAGCAATAGCGATTAATAATTGCATGAATAGAAACCATTTCCTTTTAGTGGAATACAAGTCTATAAAAGGACTCCATAAAGGTTTTATAACCCACGGAAGGTAAAGCAAACTCGTATATATCCCGATATCTTCATTGCTGATACCTAGGTTTTTATACATAATAACTGAAACCGAAATAATAATTGCATAAGGCAATCCCGAGGCAAAGTTTAATACAGGTATCCAATACCAAGGTCTATTGTCTATTTTCATTCTTTTTAGGGCTTTGAATTATTTTAATTTCAGTAGTCGTATTTAATAATGTAGGTGCACTTTCATTACCATAAAAATCGATAAAAGAAACCGCATAAGCACTATTTTCATCCGTTTTATTTTTTTGAATGACTATGTTTATAGTGTCCTTTTTTTCATGGAATGCAATTTTATCAATAATCTGACTCGCATTATTAACGTCAATTTTCAAAGCTGTTTTAGCATTGTAAACCATCACGTAACGTACCATAGTATTCTGTGGATAGTTTAGCGTAAATGTAGAACAAGTACTGTCTGATGAATAATTACATACTGTTGGGATATCAGTAATGGTTTTTTTCGAATTAGGCACAGGAAGTGGCAATGCTGGATATTTGTATTGATTTTCAATTAGTAACTTAGTTACTGAATTGTTTTTGTTTACAAAAGATTTGGCACTAAAATAAGCGTTTCCACTAATGTTTTTGTAACTTCTTGTTATGTCAATCTGATTTGGTATTTCGGTTGGGTCGTTCCATCTTTTATCGGAATCAGCATTTATTTTATAACTACTGTTTCCTATGTAGATGGCTGTATTCTTAGAGTTATTGGCCCACCATTTCAATAATTTAGTATATGAAGCAGTACGATGATCCATACTCCAGTACAATTGTGGAAGCAAGTAATCAATCCAGCTGTGTTCCATCCATGCTAAAGGATCTGCAAATAAATCATCATAATTTGTTTGTCCTGATTGCGTGTCTGAACCCCTTGGATCTACTGATTTGTTTCTCCAAACCCCAAACGGACTGATACCAAATTGTACCCAAGGTTTTACATTTTTGATAGCGTAAGAAGTGTATTTTACATAGTTGTTTACATTCAATCGTCTCCAGTCTTCTAAACTCATACCATTACCATATTTTTTAAATGAGGCGGTGTCATTAAATTCTTCACCAGTAATTTTATAAGGATAAAAGTAATCGTCAAAATGAATGGCATCGATATCATAATTTTTAACTACTTCTTCAACAACGGCAACTAAATGAGTTTGAACCTCTGGTAAAGCAGGGTTGTAGTAGTATTTTCCACCATATTTAATCATCCATTCGGGATGTTTGTTTACATCGTGGTCTGGACTTAAGGTTTCTGTTTTTAAGTCGAATGTGGCACGAAAAGGATTCAACCAAGCGTGAAATTCAAATCCGCGATTATGTGATTCCGTAATCATCCATTGCAAAGGATCGAAATTATTAGCGGGAGCTTTACCTTCTTTTCCAGTTAAGTAACGGGACCAAGGAGCTAGTTTTGAAGGGTAAAAAGCATCTCCTACACTACGAATCTGTACGATTACTGCATTGTAGTTCAGTTTTTTATAAGTATCTAATATCTCTATGAAATCGGCTTTTTGCTTTTCGATAGGATCAACACCACTTTTTGGCCAGTCAATATTTACCACTGTGGCAATCCAAACTGCTCTAAACTCGTTTTTAGGATTCATAATGGTATCTTGGGAAAAACCATTCCAAAACGATAATAGAAATAAAGAAAGCAAGAAAAATGAGGTGCTGTTTTTAGTCATTACAGATGTGTTAATTTAAGTGCCAAAAATAGTTTTTTTAGCCAAATTTTGGTGATAAAATTTCATTATTATTTGGATACCAATATAACAGCAATTTCTTTGCCAAATATATTTTCGAATAATTCTTTAGCTAATTGCCGTTTCTGATTTTTTCTTATTTGATTTATTAATAAATGAGGCGTTATATTTTTATATTTGTCAATCGTTGTCATAGCAACTGACTTTTCTCTTAATTTAGTTTTTATAATGTAATTTACATGTCGATATCTTCCCAATTAAATCAATTAGCATCGTCTTTAGAAGGTACCCTTTTATATGATGAATTGCATAAAACACTTTATGCAACAGATGCTTCTGCTTACCGAATTATGCCTCAGGCGGTAGCTATACCTAAAACCGTTGATGATATTGTAAAACTAATGCTTTTTGCTCGTGAAAATAATATCTCTCTAACTCCTAGAACGGCGGGAACTTCCTTAGCGGGGCAAACTGTTGGTGACGGAATTGTGGTAGATGTTTCAAAGCATTTTACGAACATTGTCTCTTTCGATAAAGATAAGAAAACGATAACGGTTCAGCCTGGAGTTATCCGGGATGTGCTGAATTTATATTTAAAACCACACGGATTATTTTTTGGTCCTAATACTTCCACTTCAAGTCGTTGTATGATAGGCGGGATGGTAGGGAATAATTCTTCGGGGACGACATCGATTCGGTATGGCGTTACCCGAGACAAAATTGTAGAAATTAAAGCAGTTTTGAGTGATGGTTCCCAAGTGGTTTTTGGCGAATTAACCTCGGCTCAATTTATTGAAAAGACTAAAGGAAACAGTTTAGAAAACGACATTTACAGAAAGTTATTCGAAGAATTATCAGTTGCCGCAACACAAGAAGAGATAAAAAACGAGTTTCCAAAACCCGAAATTCACCGTCGCAATACGGGTTATGCGGTGGATATTTTATTGAAGTCGGATTTGTTTTCGGGAACTGAGCCAACAATAAACGTTGGGAAATTACTTTGCGGAAGCGAAGGAACTTTGGCATTTACTACTGAGGTTACTTTGAAAGTGGATGTTTTGCCTCCTTCGAATAATGTAATGGTTGTCGCCCATTTTCATTCCATTCAGGAAAGTCTGGAAGCGGTTGTGACAGCTATGAAACATCATTTGTACACTTGTGAAATGATGGATGATACTATTTTGAACTGTACCAAAAACAACAGAGAACAGGCCAAAAACCGTTTTTTTATTCAAGGCGATCCTAAGGCAGTGATTATGCTTGAAGTGGCTTCTTACGAAAGTATGGAAGATGCCGAAATGCAAGCGAATGCTTTGATAGCTGATCTTGAGAAGTATAATTTTGGCTATGCTTTGCCTAAGATTTATGGAACCGATATTGATAAAATAAACGAGTTGCGTAAAGCAGGTCTTGGACTTTTAGGTAGTATTGTTGGCGATGAAAAAGCAGCTGATTCTATTGAGGATACAGCAGTTGAACTAAGTGATTTACCGAGTTATATTGCCGAATTTTCGGCTATGATGGAACGTCACGGTCAGGAAGCAATATACTATGCGCATGCCGGAGCGGGTGAGATCCATTTGCGTCCTGTGTTAAATTTAAAAACAAAAGAAGGCGTTCATCAGTTTAGAAACATCGCTACTGAAGTGGCTGTTCTAGTAAAAAAATATAGAGGTTCGTTAAGTGGAGAACACGGTGACGGAATCGTGAGAGGGGAATTTCTTCCTTTTATGATAGGCGAGAAAAACTATGAGTTGTTAAAGCGCATTAAATTAGCTTTCGATCCTTATTCGGTTTTGAATATGGGGAAGATTGTGAATGCTTTAAAAATGGATGAAAATCTACGCTTTGAACCCGGTAGAGAAGAACCAGATATTGAAACGATTCAGGATTTCACTGATAGTATGGGAATTTTGCGTTTGGCCGAGAAATGCAATGGCTCGGGAGATTGTAGAAAACCACCTTCGGCTGGAGGAACGATGTGTCCGAGCTATCGTGCCACCCGAAATGAAAAAGACACGACTCGTGCCCGCGCCAATGCCTTAAGAGAGTATCTAACCCATTCTGAAAAAGACAATAAATTCAACCATAAAGAGCTTTATGAAGTTTTCGAATTGTGTGTGAGTTGTAAAGCTTGCGCCAGTGAATGCCCTAGTAATGTAGATGTATCGGCCTTGAAATCGGAGTTTTTATATCAGTACCAAAAAGCAAACGGTTTTTCTATTCGAAATAAAATCTTTGCACATAATGCTAAATTGAATAAACTAGGTAGTCTTTTGCCTGGAGCGACAAATTTCATACTCAACCAATCCTTGGTGAAAAAGAGTATGGGAATTGCTTCCAAAAGGGAAGTTCCTTTATTGGCACCCAAATCATTCCGAAAATGGTATGAAAAGAACAAATCTAAAACGGGACAAACGAGTTTTGTAAACGGAAAAGTGTATCTTTTTTGTGATGAATTCACGAATTACTATGATGTTTCGGTGGGGATTGATGCATTCGAATTATTATCGAAATTAGGATATGAGGTTGTAATGGTTAATCACGAAGAAAGCGGAAGAGCGTTTATATCCAAAGGTTTTCTGGAAGAAGCTAAGGCTGTGGCCAATAAAAACGTGGCGGTTTTTGCTCCAATAGTTTCTGATGATTGTCCGTTGATAGGTATTGAGCCATCAGCTATCTTGACTTTCAGGGACGAATATTTGCGACTGGCAGATGATAAAGAAAGTGCAACAACCTTGTCTAAAAACGTATTTACTATTGAAGAGTTTTTTAAAAATGAAATAGCATCAAATAGAATCCACTCCGAACAGTTTTCAACTGAAGACAGACAAATAAAAATCCACGGACATTGCCATCAAAAATCATTGAGTTCGATTGAAGCTACTTTTGCAATGCTGAATTTACCCAAAAACAACAAAGTGACCATTTATAATTCGGGTTGCTGTGGTATGGCAGGTTCTTTTGGTTATGAGCAAGAGCATTATGATATTAGTATGCAAATGGGGGAAGACACTTTGTTTCCAAAAATTCGTTCTACTGATACTATTGTGGAGATAGCGGCTGCAGGTACCAGTTGTCGCCATCAAATATTTGACGGAACCAAAAGAAAAGCGCAACATCCTGTAACAATATTAAAAAATTGTTTGAAATAGATTGTTAATATATTGTGTAGTCGTCACTGAAAATTGCTTTTTTTGGCAGCTTCAAATATACCGAACTGTTTAATATTTATTTTTTAGTTATTTGTCTCCATTAAAAATACATCATTTGCTTTTTAAACAATGGAAAATGTATAATTTGACTTATTATATGGTTTGTAATAAAAAATATCACCTCATTTCTTGGTAGATTGAAATTGTTTTATACATTTGGTTTTTAATTAAAACTTGCGTTATTGTTACAATAAAAGCATATTATTTACGGGATATTAATTTTTAATGAGAAATTTTAGAGTATGACATTTTCAAGTTTATTTAGAAAAAAGACAGTACAAGATATTTTAAAACAGGTTGAAAAAAATGAAGCTGACGGGCATAATGCTTTAGGAAGACATTTAACTGCGAGAGATTTAACTGCTTTTGGTATTGCTGCAATTGTAGGTGCCGGTATTTTTAGTACGATAGGGAAAGCCAGTTCTGATGGTGGACCTGCAGTGATTTTTCTGTTTTTATTTACGGCTTTAGCTTGTAGTTTTGCTGCTTTTGCTTACGCAGAATTTGCTTCTATGGTTCCCGTTTCCGGTAGTGCTTATACTTATTCTTATGTTGCTTTTGGGGAACTGATGGCTTGGATCATTGGTTGGGCCTTAATTATGGAGTATGCCATAGGTAATATAACCGTCGCCATTTCCTGGAGTGATTATTTTACGGGATTACTCGAAAGTGGCGGTCTGCATTTACCGCAATGGGTTCAAATGGATTATTTGTCAGCATCAAACGGGTTTAAAGACGCTACAGCTTTAATGCAAAGCGGAAAATCTTTTGAAAATTTAGCCGAACCATTAAAAGCTGCCTATACCGCTTGGACAACTTCACCAACGATAGGTTCCTTTCATCTAGTGGCCGATTTGCCAGCTTTGTTTATCATTATTTTGATTACGGCATTGGTATATCGTGGGATGAAAGAATCTCGTAATGCGAGTAATGTTATGGTTGTCGTTAAATTATGTATTATCCTTTTAGTAATAGCAGTGGGTGCATTTTATGTAGATACTGAAAATTGGACACCATTCGCGCCTAACGGTGTGAGCGGAATATTGAAAGGAGTTTCAGCGGTTTTCTTTGCTTATATAGGTTTTGATGCTATTTCGACAACTGCCGAAGAGTGTAAAGATCCACAACGTGATTTACCTCGAGGAATGATGTGGGCCATTATTATATGTACCATTTTATATATTGTAATTGCCTTGGTTTTAACCGGAATGGTGAATTATAGCGAATTGAATGTGGGTGATCCATTGGCTTTTGTATTTCATAAACTGAATTTAAAATGGATGTCGGGGATTATTGCGGTGAGTGCCGTAATTGCAATGGCGAGTGTTTTATTGGTTTTCCAAATGGGACAACCTCGTATCTGGATGAGTATGAGTCGTGATGGTTTGTTGCCAAAGAAATTCTCAAGAGTACACCCAAAATATAAAACACCTTCATACGCTACAGTAGTTACCGGATTTGTGGTTTCAGTTCCTGCTTTGTTTTTGAACCTGACTATGGTAACTGATTTGTGTAGTATAGGAACATTATTCGCTTTCGTATTAGTTTGTGCGGGTGTATTAGTGTTGCAAAACAAGAAAGATATTCCAAGAGGGAAATTCAAAACGCCTTATATGAATTCAAAATATGTAATTCCTTTTATGCTGGCTGCAGGATTATTCTATGCTTTTAATTACAACAATAAGGCTACGATGGGTTTCATTACTAATGAAACAAAAACTGTTAACGCAACGGATATCATCACTTCTTTAAACAAAGAAGAATCTAAAAAAGTATATGAATATTTATTGAGTATCGATACTAAAAAGAACACTGCCGAAACTCAGGATTTAGAATCTATGTTAATGCAATACCAACAAGACGATACTAAATACGCAGAAGTAGTTGCAGGATTACCTATAGGTGATGAACTGAAGTTTGAAAGTGGTTTCGATTTGTTCAAACACAAAATACCAATGTGGATTTTCTTAATCTCATTAATAGGATTGACAGTGTGGTCATTCAAGGAAAATTTATCTTTAATTCCTTTGTTGGGATTAGTAAGTTGCTTGTATATGATGGCGGAATTAAGCGTTTGGAACTGGATTTATTTTTCCATCTGGTTGCTTATCGGGCTTTCAATTTACTTTGGCTTCAGCCGAAAAAACAGCAAGCTGAGTCATATGTAGTTTTATTCTATAAGAAATTATTTTATACAGACCGTCTTGATTCAATTCAAGGCGGTTTTTTAAATTAGGAATGTCTCTTGTAAATGTTGAAAAGTATATAAGAAAAATAGTGTTATTAAAACAAAACGCTTGAAAAAGTTGTATACATTTGATGTTATTTACAAGTTAGTAGCCAGTTACTCCAAAAATGCGAAGAAGAAAGAAATAATGAGAAATTCACAGTTAATATTAGAAAATTGAAAAGAGTTTAAATTACTAATTAAATAGATAGGATTAACGCAAAAAAAATAGAGCCAAAAGTGGAAAATACAATAACAAATACTCAAATTAATAACAAAACAAAATTTGCTATCCTTCCAATTATAATTTGTTTGTTTGTGACAATAACATCATTAGGATTATTTTATTTAACTATAAATTCATCTAAAGCAGGAATTTTTCTTCCTATACTTTTATTGATATTTGTAATTTTTTTTTGGTTAACTGAATTCAGAACTAGAGCTCATAAAATAGAAATCCAAAATGAAAAGATTATAGTAAGTGAATATTTTGGACTTGGAAAAAACAAAGTTTTTAAGTTAAAGGATTTAGAAGGATTTAATGTATTACTTCAACCAAGTAAATCTGGTTATTATGAATATATATTTATACTCAATGAAGGAAAACGAATTGCTTCAATTTCAGAATTTTACCATAGAAATTATAAAACTATGAAATCTGTAATTGAGAAAGAAATTAAATATTTGGGGAAAACCGAATATAAATTCAAATACGGATATGAAGAGATGTTTAAATAAAAATAATACTGCCGGCAGAAACTTGAAAAGTTTGCGATTAAATCATATTTCCGAAAAAAATAACCGGCTACTAACCGCCATTTAGCGAGATTGTGGGTTTAGTGGAATTTCCGTTTTTTAATGACGTTTACGTTCAGCCGAAAGTACTCGTTTTCAAAAGTCCACAACCTCGCTAAGTGTCATAACGTTGGGCAACATATTAACCAAAAAAGAACGAAACCAAAAAATGAAAAAAATTGTAATATTAAGTCTGATTTTATTGTCAGCTAAAAGTTTCTCACAAACAAAAAATTTTATCGATTTACCATATATTGAAACTTCAGCTAAAGTTGATACTTTAGTAGTTCCAGATAAAATTTATCTGAATATTATGATTACGGAAAAGGACACAAAAGGCAAAATATCTGTTGAAGAACAGGAGAAAAAAATGAATGATAAATTAAAATCTCTCGGAATTGCAACGGAAAAACAATTGACTTTAAACGACTTATCTAGTAATTATAAAAAATACTTTTTAAAACAACAAGACATTCAAAAAAGCAAAAACTATACTTTAATAGTTTATAATGCGAAAGTTGCGGGAAAAGTAATAATCGGTTTAGAAGAAATTGAAGTATCAAATGTTACATTAGAAAAAACAGAATACTCAAAAGCTACAGAGATGATTTTGACTTTAAAAAGCAAAGCAATACTGAAAGCAAAAAATCAAGCAATTGCGATGACTAAACCAATAAATCAAAAAGTTGGAAATGCAATTTATATTTCAGATTATAATAATATTTCAAATATGTTAAGTGGAAGAGCAGCAGGACTTCAAATTCGTGGAATGGCACCCTTAAAAGATAAAGACAACTTTGAACCAATTGACATTGAGTTCGAAAAAATAAAAATTGAAACCGAAGTTAAAGTGACATTTAAACTGGAATAAAAATACGATTGCCCAACAGCTGTTTTGAGCTAGCTGGAGTTTAGTGGAATTACCGTTCCGCATCAAGTTTTCGTTAAGCCGAAAACTGAAAGGTTACGAATTTCCAGCCATCTCAAAATGGCGAAACGTTAGTGTCAACCAAACCTCACGAAATCAAAAAAGAAGAATTTATGAAAAAAATATTGCTTATTTTATTTACAATTTTACTCTTAAATTGTTCAAAAAAAGCAGACACTTTTGATTTATCTATTTCAAATCACAATTATAAATTAGATATAGAAACAGGGGAATTAAATATAGATTGGTACAGAAATTATAAAGGTCAAGTACAATTTTCTAAAGAAGAAAACGAAAAAATAAATGAATTAATATACAAATATCATTTAGACACGTTAAAAGGAGAAAAATGGGTTTGTGGAAATGAAATTTTAATTATGCCTAATTTTAATGACGTAATTACACTGAAAAAAAAGAATTCAATAACTTCTAAAATATACATTTCTACTCAAGTGAGTTTAGAAAAATCTAAACCAAATAAAACTGAAATTGATATTTTTAACTTTAAAGAAGAGTTTTTTAAAATTCTGAATAAAAACGGTGATTTTAAAAGAAATATGGATACCTTAAAAATTGCTAAAGAAAATGACAAAAGACTATTTCTATAAATTGGCAGCCACTAACAGCTGTTTTGATATAGCTGGAATTTAGTGGAATTACCTTTTCGCATCAAGTTTTCGTTAAACCGAAAACTGAACGGTTACTAACTTCCAGCAATCTCAAAGTGGCAAAACGTCAAACTGTCTAAAAACCAGATTAAGATAAGAGCCTATCGCTAACAGCGAAGGTTAGTTACGTGCACAGCAGCAACGCCCGAGGAAAGGAATATAAATCAACGTATAAGAAAGAAGCTGTACAATAGTTTCCACTTTTGAAATACTTAAACACATTACTAAAAAATGAACGGAGAAAAGAATTTAGAATTACTTTTAAAAACGATGAACCCAAAACTGAATATCGGTAAATATGTGTTTTGTAAAGTTGAGAATTTAGAAAAAATCACTTTGAATGACATTGTAATGACTTTCAAAGAGGAAGAAGGGATTACGGTTATTGCGGAAAAAGAAATTGCAGAAAAACTAAATTTAGACTATTCTTATGTTGCTTCTTGGATTACATTAACAATTCATTCTTCATTAGAGGCAGTAGGACTTACGGCAGCATTTTCAAAAGCATTGTCAGAAAATGGTATTAGTTGTAATGTTGTTGCCGCTTTTTATCACGATCATATTTTTGTTGACATAAAAGATACTGAAAAAGCAATGGAAGTTCTAAATGATTTTTCGAAATAAATAAAAAGAATAGCTTTGTAAACTTTTAAGCGTAATCATAAAGCATCTAATGCTAAAAATAATAATTAACCAATGTCAGTATATAAAACAATTGCAGAATTAGGGTCTAAGTTTGTTGGGAAAAGTAAA includes the following:
- a CDS encoding amino acid permease — its product is MTFSSLFRKKTVQDILKQVEKNEADGHNALGRHLTARDLTAFGIAAIVGAGIFSTIGKASSDGGPAVIFLFLFTALACSFAAFAYAEFASMVPVSGSAYTYSYVAFGELMAWIIGWALIMEYAIGNITVAISWSDYFTGLLESGGLHLPQWVQMDYLSASNGFKDATALMQSGKSFENLAEPLKAAYTAWTTSPTIGSFHLVADLPALFIIILITALVYRGMKESRNASNVMVVVKLCIILLVIAVGAFYVDTENWTPFAPNGVSGILKGVSAVFFAYIGFDAISTTAEECKDPQRDLPRGMMWAIIICTILYIVIALVLTGMVNYSELNVGDPLAFVFHKLNLKWMSGIIAVSAVIAMASVLLVFQMGQPRIWMSMSRDGLLPKKFSRVHPKYKTPSYATVVTGFVVSVPALFLNLTMVTDLCSIGTLFAFVLVCAGVLVLQNKKDIPRGKFKTPYMNSKYVIPFMLAAGLFYAFNYNNKATMGFITNETKTVNATDIITSLNKEESKKVYEYLLSIDTKKNTAETQDLESMLMQYQQDDTKYAEVVAGLPIGDELKFESGFDLFKHKIPMWIFLISLIGLTVWSFKENLSLIPLLGLVSCLYMMAELSVWNWIYFSIWLLIGLSIYFGFSRKNSKLSHM
- a CDS encoding SIMPL domain-containing protein (The SIMPL domain is named for its presence in mouse protein SIMPL (signalling molecule that associates with mouse pelle-like kinase). Bacterial member BP26, from Brucella, was shown to assemble into a channel-like structure, while YggE from E. coli has been associated with resistance to oxidative stress.); amino-acid sequence: MKKIVILSLILLSAKSFSQTKNFIDLPYIETSAKVDTLVVPDKIYLNIMITEKDTKGKISVEEQEKKMNDKLKSLGIATEKQLTLNDLSSNYKKYFLKQQDIQKSKNYTLIVYNAKVAGKVIIGLEEIEVSNVTLEKTEYSKATEMILTLKSKAILKAKNQAIAMTKPINQKVGNAIYISDYNNISNMLSGRAAGLQIRGMAPLKDKDNFEPIDIEFEKIKIETEVKVTFKLE
- a CDS encoding FAD-binding and (Fe-S)-binding domain-containing protein is translated as MSISSQLNQLASSLEGTLLYDELHKTLYATDASAYRIMPQAVAIPKTVDDIVKLMLFARENNISLTPRTAGTSLAGQTVGDGIVVDVSKHFTNIVSFDKDKKTITVQPGVIRDVLNLYLKPHGLFFGPNTSTSSRCMIGGMVGNNSSGTTSIRYGVTRDKIVEIKAVLSDGSQVVFGELTSAQFIEKTKGNSLENDIYRKLFEELSVAATQEEIKNEFPKPEIHRRNTGYAVDILLKSDLFSGTEPTINVGKLLCGSEGTLAFTTEVTLKVDVLPPSNNVMVVAHFHSIQESLEAVVTAMKHHLYTCEMMDDTILNCTKNNREQAKNRFFIQGDPKAVIMLEVASYESMEDAEMQANALIADLEKYNFGYALPKIYGTDIDKINELRKAGLGLLGSIVGDEKAADSIEDTAVELSDLPSYIAEFSAMMERHGQEAIYYAHAGAGEIHLRPVLNLKTKEGVHQFRNIATEVAVLVKKYRGSLSGEHGDGIVRGEFLPFMIGEKNYELLKRIKLAFDPYSVLNMGKIVNALKMDENLRFEPGREEPDIETIQDFTDSMGILRLAEKCNGSGDCRKPPSAGGTMCPSYRATRNEKDTTRARANALREYLTHSEKDNKFNHKELYEVFELCVSCKACASECPSNVDVSALKSEFLYQYQKANGFSIRNKIFAHNAKLNKLGSLLPGATNFILNQSLVKKSMGIASKREVPLLAPKSFRKWYEKNKSKTGQTSFVNGKVYLFCDEFTNYYDVSVGIDAFELLSKLGYEVVMVNHEESGRAFISKGFLEEAKAVANKNVAVFAPIVSDDCPLIGIEPSAILTFRDEYLRLADDKESATTLSKNVFTIEEFFKNEIASNRIHSEQFSTEDRQIKIHGHCHQKSLSSIEATFAMLNLPKNNKVTIYNSGCCGMAGSFGYEQEHYDISMQMGEDTLFPKIRSTDTIVEIAAAGTSCRHQIFDGTKRKAQHPVTILKNCLK
- a CDS encoding ACT domain-containing protein, whose translation is MNGEKNLELLLKTMNPKLNIGKYVFCKVENLEKITLNDIVMTFKEEEGITVIAEKEIAEKLNLDYSYVASWITLTIHSSLEAVGLTAAFSKALSENGISCNVVAAFYHDHIFVDIKDTEKAMEVLNDFSK
- a CDS encoding MFS transporter yields the protein MKIDNRPWYWIPVLNFASGLPYAIIISVSVIMYKNLGISNEDIGIYTSLLYLPWVIKPLWSPFIDLYSTKRKWFLFMQLLIAIAFVIVGLTIPMNHFFVISLAVFWVAAFASASNDVASDGFYMLALEKDQQSFFLGIRSTFYRLSMLTGNGLIVVIGGYLEQRFGDKQQAWSYTMIIVGLLMAVLTVYNYFSTPKIETTTQSKEKALESKVSFGSVFSSFFQKKQIGLVLTFILLFRLGESQLLKMLTPFLIDEKSVGGMGLTTQDVGIIYGTFGVISLTLGGILGGIAISRDGLRKWMLPMILMMHLPIIGFILLSHFHPESVYYVYATVIAEQFGYGFGFAAFMMFLIYVAEGESKTSHYSLATGFMALGMMLPGMLSGFIQEYLGYANFFIWVFIATIPGLILSRYLIYPDNFGKKTEEK
- a CDS encoding glycoside hydrolase family 10 protein, whose protein sequence is MTKNSTSFFLLSLFLLSFWNGFSQDTIMNPKNEFRAVWIATVVNIDWPKSGVDPIEKQKADFIEILDTYKKLNYNAVIVQIRSVGDAFYPSKLAPWSRYLTGKEGKAPANNFDPLQWMITESHNRGFEFHAWLNPFRATFDLKTETLSPDHDVNKHPEWMIKYGGKYYYNPALPEVQTHLVAVVEEVVKNYDIDAIHFDDYFYPYKITGEEFNDTASFKKYGNGMSLEDWRRLNVNNYVKYTSYAIKNVKPWVQFGISPFGVWRNKSVDPRGSDTQSGQTNYDDLFADPLAWMEHSWIDYLLPQLYWSMDHRTASYTKLLKWWANNSKNTAIYIGNSSYKINADSDKRWNDPTEIPNQIDITRSYKNISGNAYFSAKSFVNKNNSVTKLLIENQYKYPALPLPVPNSKKTITDIPTVCNYSSDSTCSTFTLNYPQNTMVRYVMVYNAKTALKIDVNNASQIIDKIAFHEKKDTINIVIQKNKTDENSAYAVSFIDFYGNESAPTLLNTTTEIKIIQSPKKNENRQ